From Bacillus sp. FSL K6-3431, the proteins below share one genomic window:
- a CDS encoding VRR-NUC domain-containing protein: MLESYLERKFAKAIKNIGGQALKFTSPGMAGVPDRLVLLPGGKVIFAELKKPGEKLRPLQLKRKKDLEALGFLVEVVDSIPRIEEVCHGIRTTQLSGLCDQRSD; encoded by the coding sequence ATGTTGGAAAGTTATCTCGAGAGAAAATTCGCGAAAGCTATTAAAAATATTGGTGGGCAAGCATTAAAATTTACAAGCCCGGGGATGGCAGGAGTACCAGATAGGTTAGTCCTGTTACCAGGAGGAAAAGTTATATTTGCAGAACTGAAAAAGCCAGGAGAGAAATTAAGGCCTTTACAGTTGAAACGTAAAAAGGATTTAGAAGCATTGGGTTTCTTGGTTGAAGTTGTAGATTCCATCCCAAGGATTGAGGAGGTATGTCATGGAATTCGTACCACACAGTTATCAGGCTTATGCGATCAACGAAGTGATTGA
- a CDS encoding helix-turn-helix domain-containing protein, which translates to MYQQHDISLKAARVEKGFTQEALAEKLGVSKRALVNWENGEAEIKPMVIYAMAYVFQMDADFLRIPILK; encoded by the coding sequence ATGTATCAACAGCATGATATAAGCCTGAAAGCGGCCCGAGTTGAGAAAGGTTTTACGCAAGAAGCTTTAGCTGAAAAATTGGGAGTGTCCAAAAGGGCTCTAGTGAACTGGGAAAACGGCGAAGCTGAAATTAAACCTATGGTCATATACGCAATGGCTTATGTTTTTCAAATGGACGCTGACTTTCTTCGCATCCCGATCCTAAAGTGA
- a CDS encoding DEAD/DEAH box helicase has product MEFVPHSYQAYAINEVIEKPAVGLFLDMGLGKTVTTLTAITDLLHDYFSVHKVLVIAPKRVAEDTWSRETEKWEHTKYLRVSKVLGPVKTRLAALEAKADLYVINRENVDWLVQHYGKKWPFDMVVIDELSSFKSPSAKRFKQLRKVRPLINRIIGLTGTPAPNSLIDLWPQLYLLDRGERLGTTITGFRNMYFNPGRRDPSKFIVYTWEPKDGAENEIHNKISDICISMKAKDYLQLPERVDNVISVQLNAKEREVYKKLEKDKLLEFEEQDVIANNAAGLMGKLLQLSNGEVYDDEGNTVHIHDRKLDALEEIIEESQGQPILLFYSFKHDRDRIRKQFKFAEELDQDDSIERWNKGEIPLLIAHPASAGHGLNLQDGGHIIVWFGLTWSLELYQQANARLDRQGQKNSVIVHHLLVEDSVDEQVLKVLQGKEQGQDALMDAVKARMEEITC; this is encoded by the coding sequence ATGGAATTCGTACCACACAGTTATCAGGCTTATGCGATCAACGAAGTGATTGAGAAACCGGCTGTTGGACTCTTCCTAGACATGGGACTTGGTAAGACTGTTACAACACTAACGGCTATTACCGATCTGCTACATGACTATTTCAGCGTCCATAAAGTTTTAGTTATTGCACCAAAACGAGTTGCAGAAGATACTTGGTCCCGAGAAACGGAAAAATGGGAACATACAAAATATCTGAGAGTGTCGAAAGTGTTAGGACCTGTTAAAACTCGATTGGCAGCCCTTGAAGCAAAAGCAGACTTATATGTCATTAATCGCGAAAACGTAGATTGGTTAGTGCAGCATTACGGAAAGAAGTGGCCATTCGATATGGTGGTGATCGACGAGCTTTCCAGTTTCAAGTCTCCATCAGCCAAACGATTTAAGCAGCTACGGAAAGTTCGTCCATTGATTAACCGGATCATCGGATTGACTGGAACACCAGCACCGAATAGCTTGATAGATTTGTGGCCACAGCTTTATTTGCTTGATCGTGGCGAGCGACTAGGTACGACGATCACAGGATTCAGAAATATGTATTTCAATCCAGGACGTCGGGATCCGTCAAAGTTTATCGTTTATACTTGGGAGCCTAAAGACGGTGCCGAAAATGAAATACACAACAAGATTAGCGATATCTGCATCAGCATGAAGGCGAAAGACTACCTACAGCTTCCTGAACGAGTCGATAACGTTATCAGCGTTCAACTGAATGCGAAAGAACGTGAGGTCTATAAAAAGCTAGAAAAAGATAAGCTGCTTGAATTTGAAGAACAAGACGTGATAGCGAATAATGCCGCGGGATTAATGGGCAAGCTCCTTCAACTCTCAAACGGTGAAGTTTACGACGATGAAGGGAACACGGTACATATCCATGACCGGAAGTTAGATGCCCTAGAAGAGATCATCGAGGAAAGCCAAGGTCAACCGATTCTATTGTTTTACAGTTTTAAGCACGATAGAGATCGGATCCGGAAGCAGTTTAAATTTGCAGAAGAATTAGACCAAGACGATTCTATTGAGCGATGGAATAAAGGTGAAATTCCACTTTTAATTGCACATCCTGCTTCAGCAGGGCACGGACTTAATTTACAGGACGGTGGGCACATCATCGTATGGTTTGGGCTTACATGGAGTCTAGAATTGTATCAGCAAGCTAATGCAAGACTTGACAGGCAAGGACAAAAGAACAGTGTTATCGTCCACCATCTTCTTGTGGAGGATTCCGTAGATGAACAGGTGTTGAAAGTTTTACAGGGAAAAGAACAAGGACAGGATGCATTGATGGATGCTGTCAAAGCAAGAATGGAGGAAATAACATGCTAA
- a CDS encoding YqaI family protein: protein MPPVENLIVLDQYWKDDEKHCGSDWKGNEVLKGDEVIHDPGLDEIIMKEDLVDYLKEKYGFEEIVAE, encoded by the coding sequence ATGCCACCAGTAGAAAATCTGATCGTGCTTGATCAATATTGGAAAGACGATGAAAAGCACTGTGGATCGGACTGGAAAGGAAATGAAGTATTAAAAGGTGATGAAGTTATTCATGATCCTGGACTGGATGAAATTATTATGAAAGAAGATCTAGTCGATTATCTAAAAGAAAAGTATGGGTTTGAAGAGATTGTGGCGGAATAG
- a CDS encoding VapE domain-containing protein gives MKPEKIQTLNIQHDGSFVISVANSRTSLSWKNTEVLWSDFVRKLMQTTRTPESYADYQKMSKKEQGAVKDVGGFVGGSLKGGRRKADSVGWRQVVTLDADFVKGDFWPIVEMMFDNACLVYSTHSHKPDRQKIRLVIPLNRSVSAEEYVAIAKRLAADLGIDMFDDTTYEPHRLMYWPSTASDAEYMFHVQDSEWLNPDDILARYVDWRDPLEWPESSRQKQVQKRMADRQGDPHGKPGMIGAFCRAYSVESAIEEFLSDRYSVHSDGRYSFNEGSTAGGLVLYEDGKFAYSHHGTDPCSGLLVNSFDLVRLHKFNALDDEAKEGTPISRMPSTLAMSKMAQNDGLVKQMLVENRLAEAEFDFGDEVETPSIEGTEKKDTKWMQKLTIKKDGGFEDTRTNLLLILENDPNLKGKFALNEFAQRALVKDDLPWRKAVGSNDFFNDFDEAGLRNYLENVYKLSSVLKTQDAMAQVFHAHKFHPVRDYLNSLSWDGVERLDSLLIDTLGAEDNVLNRTVTRKTFTAAVARVFNPGCKMDYMLTLVGAQGLGKSSLFGRMGNEWFSDSLTSVTGKEAYEQLQGAWIVEMGELSATRKADVESIKHFLTKRVDRFRVAYGRHVTDFPRQCVFIGTTNDVEFLRDQTGNRRFWVMPVGKQEVKKPWHSLMKEEIGQIWAEAVQCFKDGEQLYLSNELEKEMWEIQKGHSEESPLTGMIQEHLDRLVPSNFNDLPIDERKSFFDDAFDMGSDGAAKRDRVCALEIWMELLNGRPEKFPMMDRREINSILRRMPGWKQHDGNKAGHLRFGPEIGTQRAYIRVEEKEVEELSFLD, from the coding sequence GTGAAACCGGAGAAAATACAAACTTTAAATATTCAACATGACGGCTCGTTCGTGATCTCGGTTGCGAACAGCCGGACTTCCTTGTCTTGGAAGAACACGGAAGTGCTATGGTCCGATTTCGTCCGGAAACTGATGCAAACAACTCGGACGCCGGAATCATATGCAGATTATCAAAAGATGTCCAAGAAAGAACAAGGCGCTGTAAAGGATGTCGGTGGTTTCGTTGGTGGATCATTAAAAGGTGGTCGCCGGAAAGCAGATTCCGTTGGCTGGCGTCAAGTGGTTACGTTAGATGCGGATTTCGTTAAAGGTGATTTCTGGCCCATCGTTGAAATGATGTTCGACAATGCTTGTCTTGTTTATTCCACTCATTCGCATAAACCTGATCGACAAAAGATTCGCCTGGTTATTCCGTTAAATCGATCTGTTTCTGCTGAAGAATATGTGGCTATCGCAAAACGGTTAGCAGCCGATCTTGGCATTGATATGTTCGATGATACAACCTATGAGCCGCACCGTTTAATGTATTGGCCATCAACTGCAAGTGACGCTGAATATATGTTTCATGTGCAAGATTCGGAATGGTTAAATCCCGATGATATCCTAGCTCGTTACGTTGATTGGCGGGATCCTCTAGAGTGGCCAGAATCATCTAGGCAGAAACAAGTGCAGAAACGTATGGCTGACAGGCAAGGAGATCCACATGGTAAGCCTGGGATGATAGGAGCTTTCTGTCGGGCATATTCCGTAGAATCAGCAATTGAGGAATTTCTATCTGATCGGTATTCTGTTCATTCAGATGGGCGCTATTCATTTAATGAAGGAAGTACAGCCGGTGGATTGGTTTTATACGAAGATGGTAAGTTCGCTTACTCCCATCATGGTACGGATCCATGCAGTGGATTATTGGTTAATAGTTTTGACTTGGTTCGGCTGCATAAATTTAATGCCTTAGACGATGAAGCGAAAGAAGGAACGCCTATATCTCGTATGCCTTCCACACTAGCTATGTCTAAGATGGCTCAAAATGACGGTCTTGTTAAACAGATGCTTGTCGAGAATCGATTGGCAGAAGCAGAGTTTGATTTTGGCGATGAGGTAGAAACTCCTTCTATAGAAGGCACTGAGAAAAAAGATACCAAATGGATGCAGAAACTCACGATAAAAAAAGATGGTGGTTTTGAAGATACCAGGACAAACCTTCTTCTTATTTTGGAGAATGATCCGAACTTAAAAGGTAAGTTTGCTTTGAACGAGTTCGCGCAGCGCGCTTTGGTAAAAGATGATCTTCCTTGGAGGAAAGCCGTTGGTTCTAACGACTTCTTTAATGATTTTGATGAAGCCGGTTTGCGGAATTATTTAGAAAATGTTTATAAGTTATCTTCTGTTTTAAAAACTCAGGACGCAATGGCCCAAGTATTCCATGCGCATAAATTCCATCCCGTTCGTGATTACCTGAACAGTTTGTCTTGGGATGGTGTGGAACGATTGGACTCGTTATTGATTGACACGTTGGGTGCGGAAGATAATGTTCTGAATCGTACTGTGACGAGAAAGACGTTTACTGCAGCCGTTGCTAGAGTTTTTAATCCCGGTTGCAAAATGGACTACATGTTAACGCTAGTCGGTGCACAGGGTCTTGGTAAATCCTCCTTGTTCGGTCGTATGGGCAATGAATGGTTTAGTGATTCGCTAACGAGTGTGACAGGTAAAGAAGCTTATGAACAGTTGCAAGGCGCTTGGATCGTGGAGATGGGGGAGCTGTCGGCTACCCGTAAAGCTGATGTAGAATCGATTAAACACTTTTTAACTAAGAGAGTGGACCGTTTCAGGGTGGCATATGGTCGCCACGTTACTGATTTTCCCCGTCAATGCGTGTTCATAGGAACGACAAATGACGTAGAGTTTTTAAGGGATCAGACAGGTAATAGAAGGTTTTGGGTTATGCCAGTAGGTAAACAGGAAGTGAAAAAGCCCTGGCACTCATTAATGAAAGAAGAGATAGGGCAGATATGGGCTGAAGCTGTTCAGTGTTTTAAAGATGGGGAGCAGCTATACCTATCAAATGAACTGGAAAAGGAAATGTGGGAAATTCAGAAAGGGCACTCAGAAGAAAGCCCTCTAACTGGGATGATTCAAGAGCACCTTGATAGATTAGTACCTTCAAATTTTAATGATTTGCCTATAGATGAACGTAAAAGCTTTTTCGATGATGCTTTTGACATGGGATCAGATGGAGCTGCTAAACGGGATCGAGTATGTGCTCTTGAAATATGGATGGAGCTTTTAAACGGACGTCCCGAGAAGTTCCCAATGATGGATAGACGCGAAATAAATTCGATTTTAAGAAGGATGCCTGGTTGGAAACAGCATGACGGAAACAAAGCAGGGCACCTTCGTTTTGGTCCTGAAATAGGCACTCAAAGAGCATATATAAGAGTCGAAGAAAAGGAAGTTGAAGAGTTAAGTTTCTTAGATTAA
- a CDS encoding LexA family protein, with translation MKQKITVDHQRRILAENIKYYLNNKKVTQTEMARDLKLAETTVSSWVKGDRYPRIDKIQLMADYFNIRRSDLTEERKPTNLINVSQQTVRIPILGQIACGDPILVEENYEDYRTVLAEGLPTGKLVYLEAKGDSMHPTIPNGSMVMVREQPDVETGEIAAVMVNGNTEATLKRVKKQGDIIILMPDNPDHAPIIITSDTPVKIIGKAVRSEQAL, from the coding sequence ATGAAGCAGAAAATTACAGTCGACCACCAAAGAAGAATTTTAGCTGAAAATATTAAATATTATTTGAACAATAAAAAGGTCACACAAACAGAAATGGCAAGAGATTTGAAGCTAGCTGAGACGACAGTATCTAGTTGGGTGAAAGGTGATCGTTATCCGAGAATAGACAAAATCCAACTCATGGCTGATTACTTTAACATTCGGCGCTCCGATCTAACAGAGGAACGGAAACCTACCAATCTGATAAATGTGTCACAACAAACAGTCAGAATTCCGATATTAGGACAGATTGCTTGTGGAGATCCGATTTTAGTCGAAGAAAATTATGAAGACTATCGCACTGTATTAGCAGAAGGATTACCAACAGGTAAATTAGTTTATTTGGAAGCTAAAGGTGATTCAATGCACCCTACAATCCCTAATGGTTCCATGGTCATGGTGCGTGAACAACCTGATGTTGAGACCGGAGAAATTGCGGCGGTAATGGTTAACGGGAACACAGAAGCGACACTGAAAAGAGTTAAAAAACAAGGAGATATCATAATCCTAATGCCTGATAATCCTGATCATGCACCGATTATTATTACGTCTGATACTCCAGTTAAAATTATTGGAAAAGCAGTCAGATCAGAGCAAGCACTTTAA
- a CDS encoding recombinase family protein, which translates to MNKDKATIEKVGIYIRVSTEEQAKEGYSISAQKHKLKSFCIAQDWNVAGIYADEGISAKDMERPELKRMVKDIQSGIIDCVLVYRLDRLTRSVFDLYKLLEVFDAHDCKFKSATEVYDTTTAMGRMFITIVAALAQWERENMGERLSFGYAEKVRKGKYALNFRPFGYNLDLKTSKLNVKEDEAKTVKIMYQKYVDGFSSNKLCRYLNGKGITTRDGNTWNDKTVMDILKNPLYIGSIRWRDFVVEDTHEAIITKDQFKLVQHTIEERRGLEPQRVSSRYIFSGKIKCPSCGSPMTGCYTNPKMASGEKKKYLYYRCRKKSAGTCDGTRSISEFTLEDAFIKYIDKIEFEALTERVSASHELLQEDEPEKIDKEALEKELDKIVRRKKKWQYAWTDDVMTYEDFKKRTDEANKEESLIKEQLEVFEAVVEVEIFNKHEIEAMLKQVKENWYSLESEEKKNLVNTVIDQIYVAHDQDRVFVESIDFK; encoded by the coding sequence ATGAATAAGGATAAAGCTACAATAGAAAAAGTTGGCATCTATATAAGGGTCAGTACAGAAGAACAAGCAAAAGAAGGGTACTCCATCTCAGCCCAGAAGCACAAACTTAAATCATTCTGCATTGCTCAGGATTGGAATGTGGCCGGCATATATGCAGATGAAGGTATTTCTGCAAAAGACATGGAAAGACCCGAATTAAAGCGAATGGTGAAGGATATACAATCAGGTATTATCGATTGTGTTTTAGTATATCGACTTGACAGACTTACCCGATCCGTATTTGATCTTTATAAATTGCTTGAAGTATTCGATGCTCACGATTGCAAGTTTAAATCAGCCACTGAGGTATATGACACGACAACAGCTATGGGTAGAATGTTTATTACAATAGTTGCAGCCTTAGCTCAGTGGGAACGAGAAAATATGGGAGAGCGTCTTAGCTTCGGCTATGCAGAAAAAGTCAGGAAAGGTAAATACGCTTTAAATTTCCGTCCTTTTGGCTATAATTTGGATTTGAAAACAAGTAAACTTAATGTAAAAGAGGATGAAGCTAAAACAGTAAAAATTATGTATCAAAAATACGTCGATGGATTCAGCTCCAATAAATTGTGTAGGTATCTAAATGGCAAAGGTATCACCACACGGGACGGGAACACTTGGAACGACAAAACAGTAATGGACATATTAAAAAATCCTCTTTACATAGGGTCAATCCGTTGGCGTGATTTCGTTGTGGAAGATACACATGAAGCGATCATAACAAAAGATCAATTTAAATTAGTCCAACATACAATCGAGGAGAGAAGAGGATTAGAACCTCAGCGTGTTTCTAGTCGCTATATTTTTTCGGGGAAAATCAAATGCCCTAGCTGTGGAAGTCCTATGACGGGTTGCTATACAAACCCTAAAATGGCATCTGGAGAAAAGAAAAAATACCTATACTATAGATGCAGAAAAAAGAGTGCGGGTACTTGTGATGGTACTAGATCAATCTCCGAATTTACGTTGGAAGATGCCTTTATAAAATACATCGACAAGATAGAATTTGAAGCTTTAACTGAACGAGTGTCCGCTTCCCATGAGCTGTTACAAGAAGATGAGCCTGAAAAGATTGACAAGGAAGCACTCGAAAAGGAATTAGATAAAATAGTGAGAAGAAAAAAGAAATGGCAATACGCATGGACTGATGATGTCATGACATACGAGGATTTTAAGAAAAGAACAGATGAAGCTAACAAAGAAGAATCTCTAATTAAGGAACAACTAGAAGTATTTGAAGCAGTTGTTGAGGTTGAAATTTTTAATAAGCATGAGATAGAAGCCATGCTGAAGCAAGTAAAAGAGAATTGGTATTCGTTAGAAAGTGAAGAAAAGAAAAATCTAGTAAATACGGTTATAGATCAAATCTATGTTGCGCATGATCAAGATCGTGTATTCGTTGAGAGTATTGACTTCAAGTAA
- a CDS encoding DUF2800 domain-containing protein: MTVPHSERAHAKLSASGSSRWMACTPSAALEKDLPDSSSIFAEEGTAAHELSEIFLKHEIGEISKRARTIRLNKFKKENEHYSQSMEDYVQSYVDVVTERINEARASTADALVMVEQRLDFSEWVPEGFGTGDVLIIADGQLEVVDLKYGKGVPVSAEDNPQMRLYGLGAFDRYSMLYDIDRVRMTIVQPRLDSVSSETLSADDLLEWAESEVKPKADMAWNGEGEFVPGDHCRFCKVSASCRARADENLKMAEYDFADPFLLSHEEIASILEKADELQKWAKDVSEYALVQAESHGVKFPGYKLVEGRSNRKYSDSEAVADLLLEKEFKPDDIYKPKEIKTITALEKVLGKKVFVEVLGDLIVKPPGKPALVPESDKRSELNSAESAAADFADVL; encoded by the coding sequence ATGACGGTACCTCACAGTGAAAGGGCACATGCGAAGCTAAGTGCTTCTGGTTCTTCTAGGTGGATGGCTTGCACGCCATCCGCAGCACTTGAAAAGGATTTACCGGATTCTTCTTCCATCTTTGCCGAAGAAGGTACAGCAGCACACGAACTATCGGAAATATTCTTAAAGCATGAAATTGGTGAGATTAGTAAGAGGGCTAGAACTATACGACTGAACAAGTTTAAGAAGGAAAACGAACATTACTCTCAATCGATGGAAGATTACGTGCAATCATACGTTGATGTGGTCACGGAACGTATCAATGAAGCCAGGGCATCAACTGCTGATGCGCTAGTGATGGTGGAACAAAGGCTCGACTTTAGCGAATGGGTGCCCGAAGGGTTTGGAACTGGTGACGTACTTATCATTGCAGATGGTCAGCTTGAAGTGGTCGATTTGAAATACGGTAAAGGTGTTCCGGTTAGTGCGGAAGACAATCCACAAATGCGCTTGTACGGTCTTGGTGCTTTTGATAGGTACAGCATGTTGTATGACATTGACCGGGTTCGAATGACGATAGTACAGCCTAGGCTTGACAGTGTTTCCAGTGAAACTTTATCGGCTGATGATCTGCTTGAATGGGCTGAAAGTGAAGTAAAGCCAAAAGCAGATATGGCTTGGAATGGAGAAGGGGAATTTGTTCCAGGAGATCATTGCCGTTTCTGTAAAGTGTCTGCTTCATGTAGGGCGCGTGCAGATGAAAATCTGAAAATGGCAGAATATGATTTTGCAGATCCGTTTCTACTATCACATGAAGAGATTGCCAGCATCCTAGAAAAAGCCGATGAATTGCAAAAGTGGGCGAAAGACGTATCAGAATATGCATTGGTTCAAGCTGAGAGCCACGGGGTTAAGTTCCCCGGTTATAAATTGGTTGAAGGTCGCAGTAATCGGAAGTATTCGGATTCAGAAGCTGTTGCCGATCTGTTACTGGAAAAAGAGTTCAAGCCGGATGATATCTATAAACCGAAGGAAATCAAAACAATTACAGCGCTTGAAAAGGTCCTTGGTAAAAAAGTATTCGTCGAAGTCCTGGGTGACTTGATTGTAAAACCACCAGGCAAACCTGCTCTTGTTCCGGAATCGGACAAGCGCTCGGAATTAAATTCAGCGGAATCGGCTGCTGCTGATTTTGCAGATGTTCTATGA
- a CDS encoding competence protein ComK gives METIQNKKFIQEYEISPFTVLIKPKGQSYSMVYDLDEEYIASATPLDIVKKGCDYFGSSFKGSKVMGVQKRIKLT, from the coding sequence ATGGAAACGATCCAAAACAAGAAATTTATTCAGGAATACGAAATCAGCCCTTTTACTGTACTGATCAAGCCCAAGGGCCAATCATACTCGATGGTGTATGATTTGGATGAGGAATACATTGCCTCTGCCACTCCATTAGACATAGTTAAAAAAGGTTGCGACTATTTTGGCTCTTCATTTAAAGGCTCGAAGGTAATGGGAGTACAAAAGAGGATAAAGCTTACTTGA
- a CDS encoding DNA polymerase, whose product MKTLNIDIETYSSVDLLKSGVYAYADSPDFEILLFAYSIDGGPVVVVDLTLGFGIPVEIQEALTDPDVTKIAYNANFERTCIAAHFGIKLLPEDWKCTAVDASRLGLPGYLAGVADALKLDIQKDSAGKALIRYFSLPCKPSKVNGGRTRNLPEHDPEKWQQYKDYNKRDVEVEMAIREKIDPALHVSQFEQDLWSLDQRINDRGVKLDMQLVNQAIACNEEFAEKLKKESWFITGLINPNSRNQLLVWLKGQGVETETLQKADVERMLGEDINSDVRKVLENRQDLSRASVSKYKAMERAVCSDGRVKGLLQFYGAGRTGRWAGRLVQVQNLTKNYIHDIENASKLVKAGAFDAIDLLFDESRNDILSQLVRTALVASEGNRLIVSDFSAIEARVIAWFAQEKWRLNVFQTHGKIYEASAAEMFNVPIETIDKGSSLRQKGKVAELALGYQGGPYALETMGALDMGLEKSELQGLVDAWRAANPRIVQFWYACNTAAIEAIKGRTTAKTHGIVFQCLRGILYITLPSGRKLAYVKPRIITGKFGQPSIEFDGLNAANKWGPVETYGGKLVENIVQATARDCLGVSMIRLDEAGYNTVMHVHDEVVLDVPYGFGSLVEVEEIMSQPIEWAEGLPLNADGFETEYYMKD is encoded by the coding sequence TTGAAAACTTTAAATATAGATATTGAAACCTACAGTAGCGTGGATCTATTAAAGTCCGGTGTTTATGCTTATGCAGATTCTCCCGACTTTGAAATATTACTTTTCGCCTATTCGATTGATGGTGGTCCGGTGGTCGTTGTTGACTTGACACTAGGTTTCGGCATACCTGTTGAAATTCAAGAAGCTCTAACGGATCCGGACGTAACGAAGATAGCTTATAACGCAAACTTTGAAAGAACCTGTATCGCGGCACATTTTGGTATTAAACTACTTCCTGAAGATTGGAAGTGTACAGCAGTCGATGCTTCAAGATTAGGCTTACCTGGTTACTTGGCAGGTGTTGCAGATGCTTTAAAGCTTGATATCCAAAAAGATTCGGCAGGTAAAGCCTTAATTCGTTACTTCTCTTTACCTTGTAAACCGTCAAAGGTTAACGGTGGTCGTACTCGTAATCTACCGGAACATGATCCCGAAAAATGGCAACAATACAAAGACTATAACAAACGTGATGTTGAAGTAGAAATGGCTATTCGTGAAAAGATTGATCCTGCTTTGCATGTAAGCCAGTTTGAGCAAGATCTCTGGTCGCTAGACCAACGGATTAATGATAGAGGAGTCAAATTGGATATGCAGCTAGTCAACCAAGCAATCGCCTGTAATGAGGAATTTGCCGAAAAACTAAAAAAAGAATCTTGGTTCATTACAGGACTTATTAACCCGAACAGTCGGAACCAACTTCTCGTTTGGTTGAAAGGGCAAGGCGTTGAAACGGAGACGCTTCAAAAAGCTGATGTGGAACGGATGCTTGGCGAAGATATAAACTCAGACGTTCGCAAAGTACTTGAAAACCGTCAAGATCTGTCCAGGGCTTCCGTTTCTAAATATAAAGCAATGGAACGGGCTGTTTGTTCCGATGGCAGGGTGAAGGGTCTCCTTCAATTCTACGGGGCGGGCAGAACCGGAAGATGGGCCGGAAGATTGGTCCAGGTTCAGAACCTTACTAAAAACTATATTCATGATATCGAAAATGCAAGCAAGCTCGTTAAAGCAGGAGCTTTTGATGCAATCGATCTTCTGTTTGACGAGAGTAGAAACGACATCTTATCACAGCTCGTTCGTACGGCGCTTGTCGCATCAGAAGGTAATCGACTTATCGTGTCAGATTTCAGCGCTATTGAAGCAAGAGTCATTGCTTGGTTTGCTCAAGAAAAATGGCGTTTGAACGTTTTCCAAACACATGGAAAAATTTATGAAGCTTCAGCAGCCGAGATGTTCAATGTGCCGATCGAGACGATTGATAAAGGAAGTTCACTAAGGCAAAAAGGAAAAGTTGCTGAATTGGCTCTTGGATATCAAGGTGGGCCTTATGCGCTTGAAACTATGGGTGCTCTTGATATGGGGCTAGAAAAAAGTGAATTACAGGGATTGGTTGATGCTTGGCGTGCAGCTAATCCCCGAATCGTTCAATTCTGGTATGCCTGTAATACAGCAGCCATTGAAGCGATTAAAGGTAGAACTACGGCTAAAACGCATGGAATTGTTTTCCAATGCCTTAGAGGGATTCTTTACATTACTTTACCGAGTGGTCGAAAACTAGCATACGTGAAACCTAGAATCATCACAGGTAAGTTTGGACAACCTTCCATCGAATTTGATGGGTTGAATGCTGCTAATAAATGGGGTCCAGTGGAGACGTATGGCGGTAAATTGGTGGAGAACATCGTACAAGCAACGGCGCGTGATTGCCTAGGTGTTTCTATGATTCGCTTGGACGAAGCAGGCTATAACACTGTCATGCACGTTCATGATGAAGTGGTGCTTGATGTACCTTATGGTTTCGGTAGTTTGGTAGAGGTGGAAGAGATCATGTCTCAGCCGATTGAGTGGGCAGAGGGTTTGCCCTTGAATGCAGATGGATTTGAAACAGAATATTACATGAAAGATTAG
- a CDS encoding DUF2815 family protein, with the protein MAKINGTKVTTNEVRMSYAQVFEPKAMEGSTDEKYSIALLIPKTDTETIDFIEQAIATAAEEGKAKFGGKVPAKLKTTFRDGDEEKPDDEAYVGHYFLNCSSKTKPGVIKVAAPGSSVKFEKIEDESEFYSGCYGKAVINFFAYNAQGNKGVSAGLNNLLKTRDGEAFAGKAAAEDDFADEYEDDGESNFLD; encoded by the coding sequence ATGGCTAAAATCAACGGAACGAAAGTAACTACTAACGAGGTACGCATGTCTTACGCACAGGTTTTCGAACCAAAAGCAATGGAAGGATCAACTGATGAAAAGTATTCAATCGCGCTTCTTATCCCAAAAACAGACACTGAGACAATCGATTTTATTGAACAGGCAATTGCTACTGCAGCAGAAGAAGGGAAAGCCAAATTTGGTGGAAAAGTCCCAGCAAAGTTGAAAACGACTTTCCGTGATGGCGATGAGGAAAAGCCGGACGATGAAGCTTATGTAGGTCATTATTTCCTTAACTGTTCATCTAAAACGAAGCCTGGTGTAATAAAAGTGGCAGCGCCGGGTAGCAGTGTTAAGTTCGAAAAGATCGAAGATGAATCTGAGTTTTATTCTGGATGCTACGGTAAAGCCGTTATCAACTTTTTCGCTTATAACGCCCAAGGAAATAAAGGCGTTTCAGCAGGGCTGAATAACCTACTCAAAACTAGAGACGGGGAAGCTTTTGCAGGGAAAGCTGCTGCGGAAGATGATTTTGCTGACGAGTACGAAGACGATGGAGAGTCCAACTTCTTGGATTAA